From a region of the Aeoliella mucimassa genome:
- a CDS encoding DNA repair ATPase, which translates to MASSDPSKAAPTSDTPEEVQLESGAYEILRNRLREHAKELRKRLDQLNDARKDVFGSIATTLVATERITTQNNCIPRDLVSIGDQFLFGYNVHMGLKSETVLADVFSAYEFRDHSFREGSLDLLKDERFEREFSELYKYYKDARFAKFFVKTPHLYMVFRVGTNASDIKAFKWLQSDGQLTYVDNRSDHEVAFPPQHEFKWIRTTRDMHSSGVHPHISIEDRVFVETVGGDLTVKIEDNTDSGAGIYAEPVDNLDQTLDDALIYYAIIGNIILLKIRPYQEEAFRYIVYNEKIQEARRIDAIEHACVLLPDGHGLIFSNGYYLQNGEHKTFEHDTRDMLFERRVAAPNGEDYLYVFYNRLTGVYVLLRYNVIEQRVDTPLICNGSSLFEAGELVCFRGTEKPEKHHALQVWQTPYVGIDYVPPTQTDSQLFKIGNREIVRGMAECNAVLSLIDKEQAYAELYIDLAKQTGDILDSYFWIDHAETFTLSEPLKEIQTAAGAAIDEFEKVRQVRQATAKQTASTRDRANEILSTVGHGRFETIDEFVSALGDLRAVRGATISLRDLRYADLTLIDSLEKEIVEQSDRLAERCVEFLLGDSALAPYQTRIAEQTEQIAQLDRVADAKTLLAEIDQGARELEMLIEIVSNLKIDDATHRTAIIDSISSIFGTINGARASIKSRIQELMSVEGAAEFGSQMKLLDQSVVSYLDLCDSPAKCEELLTKILVQIEELEGRFAEFDEFVIQLSDKRDEIYNAFESRKMALVEQRNRRASTLASAAERILQGIQNRVEHFDEVDEIHSYFASDLMIEKVRDLIAQLEELEDTVKVDDIQSRLKTVKEDAIRQLKDRKELFVGGDNLIRLGNHQFTVNVQTLDLTTVLRDEQITLHLTGTNFFEPLKDQQLLECRDVWTQEVISENPKVYRGEFLAHVMLDHLLRNDDERAAFLHATDEERLKIVQQFMGPRYQESYVKGVTDNDSSAILHELLKMHQQIGLLRYHTQARACARLYWDYFMDSAERKLMASRLRGVSYIDEVFPGSRQNVNYIQDLTGQLQAFVATTRLFEDYLVDEAARYLFAERTQPVEGRVDTSFAVSRIAADACDQFLRLLRHHNYEVHYSRSVESLAKSPSALFTLIRDWVDAFLPTSEVPTEYRDEIAAVLMKYDSSATSTVEGQSLVEAHTIVDGQVTADLSNMLGAHPVIKSGGYQLHYNHFMKKMGHFRRDVVPRYESFQHRKAELVEAARVDMRLDEFKPRVLTSFVRNRLIDTVYLPLIGDNLAKQIGSAGESKRTDRMGLLLLVSPPGYGKTTLMEYLANRLGIIFMKINGPAIGHQVTSLDPAEAPNAAAREEVEKLNLSLEMGDNVMIYLDDIQHCNPEFLQRFISLCDATRKIEGVYKGRTRTYDLRGRKVVVVMAGNPYTESGERFRIPDMLSNRADIYNLGEIIGDSAEAFEMSYIENCLSSNPTLSKLASRSQKDIYSFIKVAETGERDQADLEGSYTSVEFDEIVSTMKKLLRVRDVILAVNRQYVTSAAQSDDYRTEPPFKLQGSYRNMNRIAEKVVPIMNDAELQSLILSSYENDAQTLTSDTESNLLKLRELLGILTKEETARWENIKRTFRENLKMKGIDKDDQVGQVVVQLRSFSDGLNAIERAMADGIDRFAELSARAVPESESDLSEREKHEAEQLRAEEIVDRLSQLSSGITGIHKTIDSGLRTLSELADNDRATPAPTPVPSEGAIPVAVAVEAMHELANELRSLTTSTVPVDPTRNTRVSVSHRVPKSILGVIESQFELMKDSIAPLLTVTDRQSQTFDELKATFQQSLQQTAALITELKESRQKHPNPPRDEE; encoded by the coding sequence ATGGCTTCGTCCGATCCGTCCAAAGCTGCGCCGACAAGTGACACGCCTGAGGAGGTGCAACTTGAAAGTGGTGCCTACGAGATACTCCGTAATCGCCTGCGCGAGCATGCCAAGGAGTTACGCAAGCGTCTCGACCAGCTAAACGACGCCCGCAAAGATGTGTTTGGCTCCATTGCTACCACTTTGGTAGCGACGGAGCGCATTACCACTCAGAACAACTGTATTCCCCGCGACCTGGTGTCGATCGGAGATCAGTTTCTGTTTGGCTACAACGTACACATGGGGCTCAAAAGCGAAACGGTTCTGGCCGATGTCTTCTCAGCCTACGAGTTTCGCGACCACTCTTTCCGCGAAGGGTCGCTCGATCTACTGAAAGACGAGCGATTCGAGCGGGAGTTCAGCGAACTCTACAAGTACTACAAAGACGCCCGCTTTGCGAAGTTCTTCGTCAAAACACCGCACCTTTATATGGTGTTCCGCGTCGGCACAAATGCTTCCGACATCAAGGCCTTCAAGTGGTTGCAGTCCGACGGTCAGCTGACCTATGTCGACAACCGCAGCGACCATGAAGTGGCTTTTCCACCGCAGCACGAATTCAAGTGGATCCGCACTACCCGCGATATGCACTCAAGTGGTGTCCACCCGCATATCTCGATCGAAGATCGCGTGTTTGTCGAAACCGTCGGCGGCGACCTGACGGTCAAGATCGAGGACAACACCGATTCGGGTGCAGGTATCTATGCCGAGCCGGTCGACAATCTCGACCAGACACTCGACGATGCCCTGATCTATTACGCGATCATCGGCAACATCATCTTACTCAAGATCCGCCCTTATCAGGAAGAAGCCTTTCGCTACATCGTCTACAACGAGAAGATCCAGGAAGCCCGGCGCATCGATGCCATCGAGCACGCGTGCGTGCTGCTGCCAGACGGGCATGGGCTGATTTTCTCGAATGGCTATTACCTGCAAAATGGCGAGCACAAGACGTTTGAGCATGACACCCGCGACATGCTGTTCGAACGCCGGGTGGCGGCGCCGAATGGCGAAGACTATCTTTACGTCTTCTACAACCGTTTAACCGGCGTTTACGTATTGTTGCGTTACAACGTCATCGAGCAACGTGTCGACACACCGCTCATTTGCAATGGTAGCTCGCTGTTCGAAGCGGGCGAACTGGTCTGCTTTCGCGGTACGGAAAAACCCGAGAAGCACCACGCGCTGCAAGTTTGGCAGACACCCTACGTGGGAATCGACTACGTTCCGCCGACGCAAACCGATTCGCAGCTCTTCAAGATCGGCAATCGTGAAATCGTCCGCGGCATGGCCGAATGCAACGCAGTGCTATCGCTTATCGATAAGGAACAAGCCTACGCAGAGCTCTATATCGATCTGGCGAAGCAAACCGGCGACATCCTCGACTCCTATTTCTGGATCGACCATGCCGAGACGTTCACACTAAGCGAACCTCTCAAGGAGATCCAGACCGCCGCCGGGGCGGCCATCGACGAGTTCGAAAAGGTTCGTCAGGTCCGCCAGGCGACCGCCAAGCAAACCGCTAGCACCCGCGACCGGGCGAACGAGATCCTTTCCACGGTGGGTCATGGGCGGTTTGAGACGATCGATGAGTTTGTCTCCGCACTCGGCGATCTTCGCGCCGTACGTGGTGCGACCATCTCGCTGCGCGACCTCCGCTACGCCGATCTGACGTTGATCGATTCGCTGGAGAAAGAGATTGTCGAGCAGTCGGATCGGCTTGCCGAGCGTTGCGTTGAGTTTCTGCTCGGCGACTCAGCACTTGCCCCCTACCAAACACGGATTGCGGAGCAGACGGAGCAAATCGCTCAGCTCGATCGTGTCGCCGACGCCAAGACACTGCTCGCCGAGATCGACCAAGGGGCCCGCGAACTCGAGATGCTGATCGAGATCGTCAGCAACCTGAAAATCGACGATGCGACCCATCGCACCGCGATTATCGACAGCATTTCCAGCATCTTCGGCACCATCAACGGCGCTCGCGCCTCGATCAAGTCGCGAATCCAGGAACTAATGTCGGTAGAGGGAGCTGCCGAGTTTGGTTCGCAGATGAAGCTGCTCGATCAGAGCGTAGTGAGCTACCTCGACCTGTGCGATTCTCCGGCCAAGTGTGAAGAGTTGCTAACGAAGATCCTGGTTCAGATCGAAGAACTTGAAGGCCGCTTTGCGGAGTTCGATGAGTTTGTCATCCAACTGAGCGACAAACGCGATGAGATCTACAACGCGTTTGAATCTCGCAAGATGGCCCTGGTCGAGCAGCGCAACCGCCGGGCGAGCACGCTAGCGAGCGCGGCCGAACGCATTCTGCAAGGCATCCAGAACCGGGTGGAGCACTTCGACGAAGTCGACGAGATTCACTCGTACTTCGCCTCGGATCTGATGATTGAGAAGGTCCGCGACCTGATCGCCCAACTCGAAGAGCTGGAAGATACGGTCAAGGTCGACGATATCCAAAGCCGCCTGAAAACGGTTAAAGAAGATGCGATTCGCCAGCTCAAGGATCGCAAGGAACTATTTGTCGGCGGCGACAATTTGATTCGCCTGGGCAATCATCAATTCACGGTCAATGTGCAGACGCTTGATCTGACGACGGTGCTACGCGACGAGCAAATTACTTTGCACCTGACGGGTACGAACTTCTTCGAGCCACTCAAAGACCAGCAGCTGCTGGAATGCCGGGATGTGTGGACTCAGGAGGTGATTTCGGAGAATCCCAAGGTCTACCGCGGCGAATTCCTCGCCCACGTGATGCTTGACCATCTGCTTCGTAACGACGACGAGCGGGCGGCCTTTCTGCACGCGACCGACGAAGAGCGGCTGAAGATCGTGCAGCAATTCATGGGCCCCAGGTATCAAGAGTCGTACGTCAAAGGCGTGACCGACAACGATTCGTCCGCCATTTTGCATGAACTGCTGAAGATGCATCAGCAGATTGGCCTGCTCCGCTATCACACCCAAGCCAGGGCTTGCGCCCGCTTGTACTGGGACTACTTCATGGACTCGGCGGAACGCAAGCTCATGGCCTCGCGTCTGCGGGGCGTGTCGTACATCGACGAGGTATTCCCTGGATCGAGACAGAATGTCAACTACATCCAAGATCTGACCGGCCAGCTTCAGGCATTTGTTGCGACCACCCGATTGTTTGAAGACTACCTGGTGGACGAGGCTGCCCGCTATCTGTTTGCCGAACGCACGCAACCGGTCGAAGGTCGCGTCGATACAAGTTTTGCAGTGAGTCGCATTGCTGCGGACGCGTGCGATCAGTTCCTGCGATTGCTTCGCCATCACAACTACGAGGTGCATTACAGCCGCAGCGTCGAATCGCTGGCAAAGTCGCCGTCTGCGCTGTTTACCCTGATTCGCGATTGGGTCGATGCCTTCCTCCCCACAAGCGAAGTTCCCACCGAGTATCGCGATGAAATTGCAGCGGTACTCATGAAGTACGATTCGTCCGCAACCAGCACTGTCGAGGGGCAATCGCTGGTCGAGGCCCATACGATCGTGGATGGGCAGGTAACCGCGGACCTTTCGAACATGCTCGGGGCGCATCCGGTAATCAAGTCGGGCGGCTATCAGCTTCACTACAACCACTTCATGAAGAAGATGGGGCACTTCCGCCGCGACGTGGTGCCTCGCTACGAATCCTTTCAACATCGCAAAGCGGAGCTTGTCGAAGCGGCTCGCGTCGACATGCGACTCGACGAGTTCAAACCTCGGGTGCTCACTTCATTTGTCCGCAACCGCTTGATCGATACAGTCTATCTGCCTCTGATCGGCGACAACCTCGCCAAACAGATTGGATCGGCTGGCGAATCGAAACGCACCGACCGCATGGGCCTGCTGCTGCTGGTGTCGCCGCCTGGTTATGGTAAGACCACATTGATGGAATACCTGGCCAATCGGCTTGGCATTATCTTCATGAAGATCAACGGCCCCGCGATTGGCCACCAGGTCACGTCGCTCGACCCCGCCGAAGCCCCGAACGCCGCTGCACGTGAGGAAGTGGAGAAGCTGAACCTGTCGCTCGAAATGGGCGACAACGTGATGATCTACCTCGACGACATCCAGCACTGCAACCCCGAGTTCCTGCAGCGGTTCATTTCGCTCTGCGATGCTACCCGAAAGATCGAAGGTGTTTACAAAGGCCGCACGCGGACCTACGACCTTCGAGGTCGTAAGGTAGTTGTCGTGATGGCCGGAAACCCCTACACCGAAAGTGGGGAGCGATTCCGGATTCCCGACATGCTGTCGAATCGTGCCGACATCTACAATCTCGGAGAGATTATCGGCGATTCGGCCGAAGCCTTCGAAATGAGCTATATCGAGAACTGCCTTTCGAGCAATCCCACCCTCAGCAAGCTGGCGAGTCGCAGCCAGAAAGACATCTACTCGTTTATTAAAGTCGCCGAAACTGGCGAGCGTGATCAGGCCGACCTGGAGGGAAGTTACACCTCGGTAGAGTTCGATGAAATCGTCTCGACGATGAAGAAACTGCTGCGAGTCCGCGATGTGATTCTTGCTGTGAACCGGCAGTATGTCACCTCCGCAGCCCAGTCGGACGACTACCGCACCGAACCCCCATTCAAGCTGCAAGGTTCCTATCGCAATATGAATCGCATTGCCGAGAAGGTAGTGCCGATCATGAATGATGCGGAGTTGCAGTCGCTCATTCTGTCGAGCTACGAGAACGACGCGCAAACCCTCACCTCCGACACCGAGTCGAATCTGCTGAAGCTTCGCGAGCTACTTGGCATCCTCACCAAGGAAGAAACAGCTCGCTGGGAGAACATCAAACGTACGTTCCGCGAAAACTTGAAGATGAAGGGCATCGACAAGGACGACCAAGTCGGCCAGGTTGTAGTGCAGCTACGCTCGTTCAGCGACGGACTTAACGCGATCGAACGGGCGATGGCCGATGGAATCGACCGCTTTGCGGAACTTTCTGCTCGTGCAGTTCCGGAAAGCGAAAGCGATCTCAGCGAGCGTGAAAAGCACGAAGCGGAACAACTGCGAGCCGAAGAGATCGTCGATCGCTTGAGCCAACTCAGCTCGGGGATTACTGGCATCCACAAAACGATCGACTCGGGACTCCGCACGCTTTCGGAACTTGCCGACAACGACCGGGCAACCCCGGCACCGACGCCCGTCCCCTCCGAAGGGGCGATACCAGTTGCCGTAGCGGTGGAAGCCATGCACGAACTGGCTAACGAACTGCGCAGCCTTACCACGAGCACGGTTCCAGTCGACCCCACGCGCAACACACGCGTGTCGGTAAGCCATCGCGTTCCTAAGTCGATTCTCGGGGTGATTGAGAGCCAGTTTGAGCTGATGAAAGACTCTATTGCTCCGCTACTTACCGTCACGGATCGTCAGTCTCAGACATTTGACGAGTTGAAAGCAACGTTCCAGCAGTCGCTCCAACAAACAGCCGCGCTGATCACGGAACTCAAAGAGTCGCGTCAAAAGCATCCCAATCCACCAAGAGACGAGGAGTAG
- a CDS encoding alpha-L-rhamnosidase-related protein yields MLRLSIPMISAAILLFSSMACGEQPSRNTVPPPPAELSCEFLKHPTKTVIFDPQPEFAWMCGTGETAFTQSAYRVQLKQDSAADDAASELLWDTERVASDQSINVEYAGPPLLPGGSYSWRVQVWNSEGQPSEWSSPQSFVMADKLSPELTSRYPVEATTESPEQLKSLESGGVLVDFGRDAFGYLKLSFESPVKDSFTMTVNFGERMGKGRIDANPGGTIRYYSVQVEVEEGASEIEVRPPVDHRNTHGDAVTLPKQVGVVAPFRYVELLGAPDAWKSEQISRVRIDYPFDMSASHFESSDEVLNAIWELCKYSIRATSFCGVYVDGDRERIPYEADAYINQLAHYGVDQEYALARYSHEYLMKHSTWPTEWKQHSVLIAWEDYMYTGNTESLQKCYAQLKSEKHLSAAERADGLLDTSGDGYRDIVDWPQAERDGYEMLPVNTVVNAFHFATLERMARIAEVLSLPDDSKQFADKAAAFKEMFNRKLWDARRRCYLDGEGSEHASLHANLFPLAFEVVPEEQVASVARLLDRRGMRCSVYAAQYLLEGLYLHGESEQALNLLRSEDKRSWFNMIRVGSTITLEAWDQQYKPNLDWNHAWGAAPANLIPRYLVGVRPGEAGFKKVIIQPQPGSLEKFEAKVPTIRGPVQVEFQRTAQGYTLNVSVPGNSTADIGLPEIAGQQVDSITLNGKKVQGTEQGGILWIQDVPPGVHAVQVGVDDIAIPQSEVTLSSAAE; encoded by the coding sequence ATGTTACGTCTATCCATTCCGATGATTTCTGCAGCGATCTTACTCTTCAGCAGCATGGCGTGTGGTGAGCAGCCTTCGCGGAACACTGTTCCTCCTCCGCCTGCAGAATTGTCGTGCGAGTTTCTAAAGCACCCCACTAAAACGGTGATCTTCGATCCGCAACCAGAGTTTGCCTGGATGTGTGGAACCGGCGAGACCGCATTCACACAGTCGGCCTATCGCGTTCAATTAAAGCAGGACAGCGCCGCCGATGATGCAGCAAGCGAGTTGCTGTGGGATACGGAGCGCGTAGCCAGCGATCAATCGATTAACGTCGAGTACGCAGGACCTCCATTGCTACCTGGTGGCAGCTACAGTTGGCGCGTCCAGGTGTGGAATAGCGAAGGACAGCCATCCGAATGGTCGAGCCCACAATCTTTCGTGATGGCGGACAAACTATCCCCAGAGCTCACATCCCGTTATCCAGTAGAAGCAACGACGGAATCTCCTGAGCAACTAAAATCGCTTGAGTCCGGTGGGGTGTTGGTCGACTTCGGCCGCGATGCATTTGGCTATCTGAAGTTGTCGTTCGAGTCGCCGGTGAAGGACTCTTTCACCATGACGGTCAATTTTGGCGAACGAATGGGCAAGGGACGAATCGATGCAAATCCAGGCGGGACGATTCGCTACTATTCAGTACAGGTCGAGGTGGAAGAGGGGGCCAGCGAAATCGAAGTCCGGCCTCCCGTCGATCATCGCAACACGCATGGCGACGCGGTGACGCTGCCCAAACAGGTTGGAGTGGTCGCTCCGTTTCGATATGTCGAATTGCTCGGTGCTCCTGATGCTTGGAAGTCCGAGCAGATATCGCGGGTGCGAATCGACTATCCCTTCGATATGTCGGCTTCGCACTTTGAGTCGAGCGATGAGGTGTTGAATGCGATATGGGAACTGTGCAAGTACTCCATTCGTGCAACTTCGTTCTGTGGGGTGTACGTCGATGGTGATCGCGAGCGCATCCCCTACGAAGCCGACGCCTACATCAATCAATTGGCTCACTACGGAGTCGATCAAGAGTACGCGCTGGCGCGCTATTCCCACGAGTACTTGATGAAGCACTCGACCTGGCCAACAGAATGGAAACAACATTCCGTACTGATAGCTTGGGAAGACTACATGTATACCGGCAACACGGAGTCCCTGCAGAAATGCTACGCTCAGCTCAAGAGCGAAAAACATTTGTCGGCCGCCGAGCGAGCAGATGGCCTGCTCGACACCTCTGGTGACGGCTATCGAGACATTGTCGACTGGCCCCAAGCCGAGCGAGATGGCTACGAAATGCTCCCGGTGAATACGGTGGTGAATGCATTCCACTTTGCCACGCTAGAGCGGATGGCCAGGATTGCCGAGGTGCTCTCGCTACCGGACGACAGCAAGCAGTTTGCAGACAAGGCGGCCGCTTTCAAGGAGATGTTTAACCGCAAGCTCTGGGATGCTCGGCGAAGGTGCTACCTCGATGGTGAGGGGAGCGAGCATGCTTCTTTGCACGCGAATCTATTTCCACTTGCATTCGAAGTGGTGCCGGAAGAGCAGGTGGCCAGCGTGGCCCGCTTGCTTGATCGACGAGGGATGCGATGCAGCGTGTACGCTGCCCAGTACTTGCTGGAAGGACTCTATCTGCATGGAGAGTCGGAGCAAGCGTTGAACCTGCTGCGTTCGGAAGACAAGCGTAGTTGGTTCAATATGATTCGAGTCGGTTCGACCATCACCCTGGAAGCCTGGGATCAGCAGTACAAACCGAATCTCGACTGGAACCATGCATGGGGTGCCGCCCCAGCGAATCTGATTCCCCGCTACCTGGTCGGTGTCCGCCCAGGGGAAGCCGGGTTCAAGAAGGTGATTATTCAGCCCCAGCCAGGGAGCCTCGAGAAGTTCGAAGCAAAAGTGCCGACCATCCGCGGCCCCGTGCAAGTGGAGTTCCAACGAACTGCTCAAGGATACACACTGAATGTCTCGGTGCCAGGCAACAGTACTGCTGATATTGGACTGCCCGAAATTGCAGGGCAACAAGTCGACTCAATTACACTGAATGGTAAGAAGGTGCAGGGAACCGAGCAGGGAGGGATCTTGTGGATCCAAGACGTTCCTCCTGGAGTCCATGCAGTTCAGGTCGGAGTTGACGACATTGCGATTCCCCAGTCGGAAGTCACCTTAAGCAGTGCAGCGGAGTAG